Genomic window (Campylobacter magnus):
CAGGCTATGGGTAAATGATACAAAGGCAACCAACATTGATGCTAGCATGCAAGCTATTCGCCGTTATGAGAATGAGAAGATTTTTATAATCTTAGGAGGCGATGATAAAGGCGTGGATTTAAGTCCAGTTTTTGATGCGCTATCTGCTCTAAAGCAAGAGCCAAAAATATATGCAATAGGCTCAAATACCGAAAAAATCGTAAATCTAGCTAGGAATTCTAGAATTTCTTGTCTAGCTTGCTATGAGCTAAAAGAGGCCATAAAGGCAATAGATACTGATTTTAGCGGCTCTGGCGTGGCTTTGCTAAGTCCAGCCTGTGCTAGCCTAGATCAGTTTAAAAGCTACGCTCAGCGTGGAGATATTTTTAAAGAAGAAATAGCAAATTTAAAGTAATTTTAAGCAAAGCTTGCTATAATTTCAGTCTTTTATTTGCGTGGCTAGGTAGCTCAGTCGGTAGAGCAAAGGACTGAAAATCCTTGTGTCGGCGGTTCGATTCCGCCCCTCGCCACCACTTTTTTCTTATTTTTCATTTTTCAATCTAGAATTCCTTTAAAATTTTTATAAAATATCTTTATTTTAGACTTAAACATTTGCCTTTTTGTGCTAAAATGCGTGCTTTAAAAAATGCGTCCTTTGAAAGGATATAAAATGCAAAGAATTTTCTTATCAGCACCTTATATGGGTGGATCTGAGTTAAAAAACATAGAACAAGCTTTTAGCGATAACTATATCGCCCCACTTGGTGCTTTTGTGGATGGCTTTGAGAGTAAAATTAAAGAGTATTGCGGCGCAAAATACGCCCTTGCTCTAAATGCTGGCACGGCTGCCCTTCACCTTGCCCTTCGCACTCTTGGCATAAAAGACGGAGATACCGTGCTTGCTAGCACTTTTACCTTTGCAGCTAGTGTAAATCCTATAATGTATGAACGCTGTAAAATGGTGTTAATTGACTGCGATGAGAGCTGGAATCTAAGCCCAGAGCTGCTAAAAAAAGCTATTCGTGAGTGCGAGCAAAAGCCAAAAGCCCTAATCCTAACTCATCTATACGGCGCAGCTGCTAAATTAGATGAGATCTGCGAGATTTGTGATGAAAATAATATTGCGCTAATTGAAGATGCCGCAGAAGCCCTTGGCGCAAGCTATAAAGGCAAAGCACTTGGCACTTTTGGTGTTTTTGGCGCATATAGCTTTAATGGCAATAAAATCATCACTTGTGGCGGCGGCGGAATGCTAGTAAGCGATGATGAAAAATTGCTCTCAAAGGCAAGGTATTATAGCACGCAAGCAAGAGAGCCTTTGCTTCACTACGAGCATTTAGACTATGGTTATAACTACCGCTTAAGCAATATTTTAGGCGCTATTGGCTGTGGGCAAATGGAGGTTTTAAGTGAGCGCGTGAAAAGAAAAAGAGAGATTTTTGCGCTATATAAAGAGCTTTTGGGCGGTTTAGATGGTGTGGATCATTTCATGCCTGAGCTTGAAAATACCTGCGCAAATAGATGGCTAACCACGCTAGCATTTAAAGAAAAAAATGCACATTTAAAAGTGATTGAAGCACTTAGCAAAGAAAATATTGAAAGCCGCCCGCTGTGGAAGCCTATGCACGCCCAGCCTGTGTTTAAGAGCGCAAAGGCTGTGACTGACGGCACTAGCGATGATCTTTTTAGCCGTGGTATCTGCCTGCCAAGTGGGGCTGATATGAGCGATGAGCTAGTAGAAAAAGTAGCGCGCATCGTAAAAAGCGCACTTTAAGTCTAAAAAATCTAGAATTCCCTAGCTAGAATTCCGTAGGAATTCTAGAATTTATTTAGGAATTCTAGTTTTTTCGTGGGAATTCTAAAATTCCTAGCTAGAAATTCCGTAGGAATTCTAGAATTTTACTTTAGGAATTCTAGATTTTACTTAAGAATTCTAGAATTCTTAGCTAGAATTTACTTAGGAATTCTAAGATTTTACTTTAGGAATTCTAGTTTTATTTAGGAATTCTAAAATTCCGTCAAAACCTAAAAAAATGGATAAAAAATGATAAAAGCTACAAAAACCAAAAGAACGATATTTTTTGTTTTTAGCGATATTTTGATATTTTTATCAAGTGCGTATTTTGCCTTTTTGCTTAGATTTTCTGGAGATATTCCTTATATTTTTATTTCAGGTATGATTAAGTTTGCGTTTATTATGCTGATTT
Coding sequences:
- a CDS encoding aminotransferase class I/II-fold pyridoxal phosphate-dependent enzyme, with translation MQRIFLSAPYMGGSELKNIEQAFSDNYIAPLGAFVDGFESKIKEYCGAKYALALNAGTAALHLALRTLGIKDGDTVLASTFTFAASVNPIMYERCKMVLIDCDESWNLSPELLKKAIRECEQKPKALILTHLYGAAAKLDEICEICDENNIALIEDAAEALGASYKGKALGTFGVFGAYSFNGNKIITCGGGGMLVSDDEKLLSKARYYSTQAREPLLHYEHLDYGYNYRLSNILGAIGCGQMEVLSERVKRKREIFALYKELLGGLDGVDHFMPELENTCANRWLTTLAFKEKNAHLKVIEALSKENIESRPLWKPMHAQPVFKSAKAVTDGTSDDLFSRGICLPSGADMSDELVEKVARIVKSAL